From the Solanum lycopersicum chromosome 10, SLM_r2.1 genome, one window contains:
- the LOC138339151 gene encoding uncharacterized protein — translation MANSASTSTGLDSVPPPSRIDAGSHFYIHPSDNPGAVLVLVPFNGTGFHSWRRSVLRSLSVKNKLVFINGECKIPEVNHSSYRQWVRCDDMVTSWILNSLDRDIAGSVEYVNDALELWTELEDRYD, via the coding sequence ATGGCAAATTCTGCCTCTACGAGCACTGGATTGGACAGTGTTCCTCCTCCATCTAGGATTGATGCAGGGAGTCACTTCTACATTCATCCCTCAGATAATCCTGGAGCAGTACTTGTACTAGTTCCCTTCAATGGTACTGGTTTTCATTCATGGCGTCGTAGTGTGCTTCGTTCCTTGTCGGTGAAGAACAAGCTAGTGTTCATCAATGGTGAGTGTAAGATACCAGAGGTAAATCATTCCAGCTATCGCCAATGGGTGAGGTGCGATGACATGGTCACTTCATGGATTCTCAATTCTCTAGATCGAGATATTGCTGGTAGTGTTGAATATGTCAATGATGCTTTGGAACTGTGGACAGAACTAGAAGATCGATATGATTAG
- the LOC138339152 gene encoding LOW QUALITY PROTEIN: uncharacterized protein (The sequence of the model RefSeq protein was modified relative to this genomic sequence to represent the inferred CDS: inserted 2 bases in 1 codon) → MVDDNNTNERVEASEGGQLQNNLVLRLERKISQLEEEVAHMRDLAKLSISLGSQFGKNIDNPPNQTAMPNNPPIHISPPEPTRPNTFPPPHAQNTQVPFHHYYQQTKPTFPETTPNTNIPYTLGNNNLNTIYVETAPLTHDLHESESYQKDILIKKMTERLDNLTNRLQHVEGNKKLGGLSYEDLCMHPDVELPEGYKLPKFDVFNGIRDPKAHLRMYCDKLVEVGRDERILMKLFMRSLTREALSWYIEQDSRKWIKWVDMATDFMNRFGFNIENAPDWFYIQNLKKKPSESFREYAIRWRYEAARARPPMEESQMKDYFIRAQEPHYYDRMMLVAEKSFAEIIKLGERIEEGIKNGTIINLEALQASNKALQSGEMTETRKKTAHFQTPPPTQTPNYRNRPSYERRPTKIYTPLAEPITQLYERLKQAGYVSPIPALPVDVRAKWYNPNKVCAYHSGMKGHTTEVCRALKDKVQMLIDTKTIQLKDPTPNVANNPLPNHQVNMVEAGDVWDWEESIWAVEIGEAMSTTAQAPLIVQGLAPFEVEVAAPRPPFTIYRASSPIQCDTHVVPWDYNKREINVEETDVATGVTESGRIYTSENLVQGSSSKSKAPVVELEDQGIWKKVQSKEYSVIEQLSKTSSQISILELLQSSETHRNALMKIFGETYVPSNITHGEVSQMVGQVFEAYKISFHKDELPLEGTTHNKALYISVQYQDKVINKALVDVVSGLNICPLSTLTRLGVDSAKIQTWKMNVRAFDGSKRGTIGEITLDMLIGPVTFPIAFQILDIPSSYNLLLGRPWIHMDGAVPSTLHQCLKFEWDYEEVVVHGEKGHPVYTIEGRENMDGEMYHTVELVGNIELQPWFSEKIIDMMVWFSFDLGKGLGAELQGIVEHYTTEEWLNWKPPRDGYYYPLKKPIPPLHQSFRSAGFMGGSIDEISDDLKGLSLTKEEGKVCNVMINEEEKEGPSGIKEAKISVSNWTSTPSIPRRASGRSRRQLGSEELIKRVEEFEEKPNPNLVEKEVVNLGKAEVIQETRVSIHMTKEDKKEYIKFLRENKDIFAWSYADMTGLSTSIVAHQLPTDPACPPEEQKLRKYKPEMSLKIKEEVSKQLDDGILQVTEYPTWLANVVLVPKKDGKVRVCVDCRDLNKASPKDNFPLPNIHILIENCAKHETQSFVDCFASYHQIEMHKDDAEKTAFITPWGIYNYKVMPFGLKTLGXTYMRAMTNLFYDMIHKEIEFYVDDVIIKSKESSNHLEDLRNFFARLRKFNLKLNPAKCVFGVPAGKLLGFIVSHQGIELDPSNIKAIRDLPPPKSKKEVMSFLGRLNYISCFIAQSTVICEPLFKLLKKDAAVKWTSECQQAFDKIKDYLSNPPVLVPPESGRPLLLYISVLDNAFSCILGQHDETGRKEQAIYYMSKKFTSCKARYSLLERTCCALTWVAQKLRQYLSSHTTYLISRRIRSELLELLMVGWWCSLAAACYLRTAVVAFSSSWREGERGRWPGAAAGGCLLLVCYCCCLEQLLLQLGAVGRLAWMLLSPVVLQRDKKKRGGGEEAKRGEKEEKGCGEKGKGRKTKGEGEECIVEG, encoded by the exons ATGGTTGACGACAACAACACCAATGAAAGGGTAGAAGCTTCTGAGGGAGGACAACTTCAAAATAATCTTGTCCTAAGACTTGAGCGCAAGATTTCACAATTGGAAGAAGAGGTAGCCCACATGCGTGATTTGGCCAAGTTGTCTATCTCTCTTGGATCCCAATTTGGAAAAAACATAGACAATCCTCCTAACCAAACAGCCATGCCAAACAATCCTCCAATCCATATATCCCCACCTGAACCCACTCGTCCAAATACCTTTCCACCACCCCACGCCCAAAATACCCAAGTTCCATTTCACCACTATTACCAACAAACCAAACCAACCTTCCCAGAAACAACCCCAAACACAAATATCCCATACACTCTTGGAAACAACAACCTCAATACAATATACGTGGAAACTGCCCCTCTTACCCATGACCTCCATGAATCAGAGTCCTATCAAAAAGACatcctaataaaaaaaatgactgaGAGATTAGACAACTTGACCAATAGGTTACAACATGTTGAAGGAAACAAGAAGTTGGGAGGATTGAGCTATGAGGATCTGTGCATGCACCCTGATGTAGAATTGCCCGAAGGATACAAACTTCCAAAATTTGATGTGTTCAATGGCATTAGGGATCCCAAAGCCCACCTACGAATGTATTGCGACAAACTTGTAGAGGTGGGAAGAGATGAGAGGATACTCATGAAGTTGTTTATGAGGAGTCTTACTAGGGAGGCCCTATCATGGTACATTGAGCAAGACTCGCGGAAATGGATAAAATGGGTTGATATGGCAACTGATTTCATGAATAGGTTTGgttttaatattgaaaatgcACCTGATTGGTTTtacattcaaaatttgaagaagaaaccAAGTGAATCCTTCAGAGAATATGCCATAAGATGGAGGTATGAAGCGGCGAGGGCCAGACCCCCTATGGAGGAATCTCAAATGAAAGACTATTTCATCCGTGCTCAAGAACCACACTACTATGACCGAATGATGCTGGTGGCTGAAAAGAGTTTCGCTGAAATCATCAAACTAGGCGAAAGAATTGAAGAAGGCATAAAGAATGGGACTATCATCAACTTGGAGGCTTTACAAGCAAGCAACAAGGCTCTGCAATCTGGTGAAATGACAGAAACTCGAAAGAAAACAG CACACTTCCAAACTCCACCACCCACTCAAACACCAAATTACCGAAACAGACCTTCCTATGAAAGAAGACCCACAAAAATCTATACCCCTTTGGCTGAACCCATAACACAACTTTATGAGAGACTGAAACAGGCTGGGTACGTCTCCCCAATTCCTGCATTACCTGTGGATGTTCGCGCAAAATGGTACAACCCTAACAAGGTCTGCGCCTACCATTCTGGGATGAAGGGTCACACCACCGAAGTTTGCAGAGCCCTTAAGGATAAGGTTCAAATGTTGATTGATACAAAAACCATCCAACTCAAAGATCCTACACCGAATGTTGCGAATAATCCTCTTCCTAACCATCAAGTCAACATGGTGGAAGCTGGTGATGTCTGGGATTGGGAAGAATCTATCTGGGCCGTCGAAATAGGAGAAGCCATGTCTACCACCGCCCAAGCACCACTAATAGTGCAAGGACTCGCCCCATTTGAAGTAGAAGTTGCTGCACCCAGACCACCGTTCACTATCTATAGGGCATCCTCCCCAATACAATGTGATACACATGTTGTACCTTGGGATTAcaacaaaagagaaataaatgTGGAAGAGACAGATGTTGCAACAGGGGTCACCGAATCTGGAAGAATTTACACTTCTGAAAATTTGGTTCAGGGAAGCTCTAGCAAATCCAAAGCACCAGTCGTAGAGCTTGAAGATCAAGGTATTTGGAAAAAGGTTCAATCTAAAGAATACTCTGTCATTGAGCAGCTGAGTAAAACCTCATCCCAAATATCAATTCTGGAGTTACTGCAATCTTCCGAAACTCATCGAAATGCCCTTATGAAGATATTTGGTGAAACTTATGTCCCATCTAACATCACTCATGGAGAGGTATCCCAAATGGTGGGGCAGGTCTTTGAGGCTTACAAAATATCTTTTCACAAAGATGAGCTGCCACTCGAAGGAACAACTCACAATAAAGCTCTGTACATTTCGGTTCAGTATCAGGATAAGGTGATAAACAAAGCATTAGTTGATGTAGTTTCAGGTTTAAACATTTGCCCTCTGAGCACACTGACGAGGCTGGGCGTGGATAGTGCCAAAATTCAGACATGGAAGATGAATGTGAGGGCATTTGACGGCTCTAAGAGAGGCACTATTGGGGAGATAACCTTGGACATGCTCATTGGTCCTGTCACTTTCCCTatagctttccaaattttggaCATCCCTTCATCGTACAACTTATTGTTGGGTCGTCCATGGATTCATATGGATGGAGCGGTTCCATCTACTCTTCACCAATGCCTGAAGTTTGAATGGGATTACGAAGAGGTTGTAGTCCATGGTGAAAAGGGGCATCCTGTATACACGATTGAAGGAAGAGAGAATATGGATGGTGAAATGTACCATACAGTGGAGCTTGTTGGTAATATTGAGTTGCAACCTTGGTTCAGCGAAAAAATTATAGATATGATGGTCTGGTTCAGTTTCGATCTTGGGAAAGGTTTAGGGGCTGAATTGCAAGGGATAGTCGAACAT TACACTACCGAAGAATGGCTCAATTGGAAACCACCTAGGGATGGGTACTACTATCCACTGAAGAAACCCATACCGCCATTGCATCAATCATTTCGATCAGCAGGTTTCATGGGAGGTAGTATTGATGAGATCTCAGACGACTTGAAGGGGTTATCACTAACCAAAGAAGAGGGGAAAGTTTGCAACGTCATGATCAACGAGGAGGAGAAAGAGGGCCCTAGTGGAATCAAGGAAGCAAAGATCAGCGTCAGCAACTGGACCTCAACTCCATCCATACCTCGTCGAGCATCTGG AAGAAGTCGAAGACAATTAGGTTCCGAGGAGTTAATCAAAAGGGTTGAGGAATTCGAGGAAAAACCCAATCCAAACTTGGTAGAGAAAGAAGTGGTGAATTTGGGAAAGGCAGAGGTGATACAAGAAACCCGAGTAAGCATCCATATGACAAAAGAAGACAAGAAAGAGTATATCAAGTTTCTCAGAGAGAATAAGGACATTTTCGCATGGTCCTACGCAGACATGACAGGGCTAAGTACTTCAATCGTAGCCCATCAACTGCCCACTGATCCAGCATGTCCTCCGGAAGAACAGAAGCTGAGAAAATACAAGCCCGAGATGAGTctgaaaatcaaagaagaagtatcAAAGCAATTAGATGATGGGATACTCCAAGTGACAGAATACCCAACTTGGCTTGCAAATGTCGTTCTAGTGCCCAAGAAAGACGGCAAGGTCAGAGTTTGTGTGGATTGCCGAGATCTCAATAAAGCTAGCCCTAAAGATAACTTTCCCTTACCAAACATACACATACTGATTGAAAATTGTGCTAAGCACGAAACTCAGTCATTTGTAGATTGCTTTGCCAGCTATCATCAAATTGAGATGCACAAAGACGACGCTGAGAAAACTGCCTTCATCACGCCATGGGGCATCTATAACTACAAGGTGAtgccttttggattaaaaaCGCTGGG TACGTACATGAGAgcaatgactaatttattttatgacatGATCCATAAGgaaattgaattttatgtggatgatgtcaTTATCAAATCAAAGGAAAGTTCAAATCATCTGGAGGATTTACGAAATTTCTTTGCCAGGCTACGCAAGTTCAATCTGAAACTGAATCCGGCAAAATGTGTCTTTGGTGTGCCTGCTGGAAAGCTTTTAGGTTTCATTGTCAGTCATCAAGGTATAGAATTGGACCCATCAAATATCAAAGCCATTCGTGATCTTCCCCCtccaaagagcaagaaggaagtaatgagtttcttagggcGACTTAACTACATTAGTTGTTTCATAGCTCAGTCTACTGTCATCTGTGAACCTCTCTTCAAGCTGTTAAAAAAGGATGCTGCGGTGAAATGGACAAGTGAATGTCAGCAGGCATTTGACAAGATCAAAGACTATCTATCCAATCCTCCTGTATTGGTTCCACCAGAGTCAGGTAGACCATTACTTTTGTATATTTCAGTATTGGATAATGCTTTTAGTTGCATCTTGGGACAACACGATGAAACAGGGAGGAAGGAGCAGGCAATATATTATATGAGCAAGAAGTTCACATCGTGCAAAGCCCGATACTCTCTATTAGAGCGTACCTGTTGTGCTCTAACATGGGTTGCCCAAAAATTACGACAGTACCTCTCATCGCATACTACTTATCTGATTTCAAGGAGGATCCGATCAG AGCTGCTGGAGTTGCTGATGGTCGGATGGTGGTGCTCGCTCGCGGCCGCTTGCTATCTCCGTACAGCTGTTGTTGCTTTCTCGTCGAGCTGGAGAGAGGGGGAGAGGGGGCGCTGGCCAGGAGCTGCTGCTGGTGGCTGTTTGCTTCTGGTGTGCTACTGCTGTTGTCTCGAGCAGTTGCTGCTGCAACTTGGAGCTGTTGGTCGCCTCGCCTGGATGTTGTTGTCGCCGGTGGTCCTGCAAAGAGATAAAAAGAAGAGGGGCGGAGGGGAAGAGGCGAAGagaggagagaaagaagaaaagggaTGCGGAGAAAAGGGGAAAGGGAGAAAGACGAAGGGAGAGGGAGAAGAATGCATAGTGGAGGGGTAA